From Riemerella anatipestifer ATCC 11845 = DSM 15868, a single genomic window includes:
- a CDS encoding threonine/serine exporter family protein, protein MEHGLEHNKQSITTLAKLLTEVATLLISNGANSTRTKRNVVRIAEAYGYDVEVFFSFSGIFLSLYDKDGNNTETLVKTIGKYGINFNLISDISVLSWDIAAHKLPYDEVEKRLDEIRSKPHYSVWIKMLWIGIATAALSQLFSGTYLEFLVVFLASIIGFWVRLFLIKKEYNLFMQSLVAAFVSVSVVKMALVFGLPEGHAALTACVLWLIPGVPLINGFLDLLEGHIVSGWAKAALGTMIVFMIAVGYYLSVFIFRLFYGV, encoded by the coding sequence ATGGAGCATGGTTTAGAACATAACAAGCAGTCTATAACTACACTAGCAAAGCTTTTAACGGAAGTAGCTACACTTCTCATTTCTAATGGTGCTAACTCTACCAGAACAAAACGAAATGTAGTGCGTATTGCGGAAGCCTATGGCTACGATGTGGAAGTGTTTTTCTCTTTTTCGGGGATATTTCTGTCCCTGTATGATAAAGATGGAAATAATACAGAAACTTTGGTTAAAACCATTGGTAAATATGGTATCAACTTTAATCTTATTTCGGATATTAGCGTTCTTAGTTGGGATATAGCAGCACACAAACTTCCTTATGATGAAGTAGAAAAAAGATTAGATGAAATAAGAAGTAAGCCTCATTACTCTGTATGGATTAAAATGCTGTGGATTGGTATCGCAACAGCGGCGCTTAGTCAGTTGTTTTCAGGAACTTATTTAGAGTTTTTGGTGGTGTTCTTAGCGAGTATCATTGGCTTTTGGGTAAGATTATTTTTAATTAAAAAAGAATATAATCTGTTTATGCAGAGTTTGGTTGCGGCGTTTGTGTCTGTATCAGTAGTAAAAATGGCATTGGTTTTTGGTTTGCCAGAAGGTCATGCGGCACTCACTGCGTGTGTGCTTTGGTTGATACCAGGAGTGCCTTTAATCAATGGTTTTTTAGATTTATTGGAAGGACATATTGTTTCGGGGTGGGCTAAAGCTGCTTTGGGAACAATGATTGTTTTTATGATAGCGGTAGGCTATTATTTATCAGTATTTATATTCAGATTGTTTTATGGCGTATGA
- a CDS encoding threonine/serine exporter family protein: MAYDVLEKIFWAVFVSLGFAVLFNTPRRALWAVALLAALGFGIKTIILVYVLNGQVVMATLLGASAVGLSGLYFAHRVHTPPIVFTIPAVINMIPGTLGYNFMVGIIRIVSSRKENPITVENLIEIINNGLNAGFTVLVLAFGVVFPILIFNTRTVKNKDLNRYLKYKMLRLKRKRLKQ; encoded by the coding sequence ATGGCGTATGATGTTTTAGAAAAGATATTTTGGGCGGTGTTTGTATCGTTGGGCTTTGCGGTGCTTTTCAATACTCCAAGGCGGGCATTATGGGCGGTAGCACTATTAGCCGCTTTAGGCTTCGGTATAAAAACAATAATATTAGTTTATGTGTTAAATGGGCAAGTGGTAATGGCAACACTTTTGGGAGCATCTGCCGTCGGGCTATCAGGTTTGTATTTTGCCCACCGAGTACACACACCACCTATTGTATTTACGATACCTGCGGTTATCAATATGATACCAGGAACATTAGGTTATAATTTTATGGTAGGGATTATACGTATTGTGTCGTCTAGGAAGGAAAACCCAATCACAGTGGAAAATCTGATAGAGATTATCAATAATGGACTCAATGCAGGGTTTACCGTTTTGGTACTAGCGTTTGGAGTTGTTTTTCCAATTTTGATATTTAACACTAGAACGGTAAAGAATAAAGACTTAAACAGATATCTTAAATATAAGATGCTTAGACTTAAAAGAAAAAGGCTTAAACAATAA
- a CDS encoding SDR family NAD(P)-dependent oxidoreductase produces MGRTAFITGATSGIGKATAELLAQQGYRLIICGRRAEVLEELKEKLSSKTEVYALVFDVRNAGEVERSIASLPESFKDIDILINNAGNAHGLEPLSDGNISDWDMMMDANVKGLLYVSKPIISRMKEVKRGHIINISSVAARQTYANGVVYCASKRAVDVISEGMRIELTSFGIKVTNIQPGAVETDFSKVRFKGDEARAKAVYEGYEALKAEDIADAVAYCINAPERVSIAELCIYPKAQAEPRTICR; encoded by the coding sequence ATGGGAAGAACGGCATTTATAACAGGAGCTACGTCGGGCATAGGGAAGGCTACGGCAGAGCTTTTGGCTCAACAAGGATATAGGCTTATCATTTGTGGACGAAGAGCAGAAGTTTTAGAAGAGCTTAAAGAGAAATTATCTTCGAAAACAGAGGTATATGCTTTGGTTTTTGATGTTAGAAACGCTGGTGAGGTAGAACGCTCCATAGCATCTTTGCCTGAAAGTTTCAAGGATATAGATATACTCATCAATAATGCAGGGAATGCTCACGGATTAGAGCCTCTGTCAGACGGTAATATTTCTGATTGGGATATGATGATGGACGCTAATGTGAAAGGTTTACTTTATGTCTCAAAGCCGATTATCTCTAGAATGAAAGAGGTAAAGAGAGGGCATATTATCAACATTTCTTCCGTTGCGGCTCGCCAAACTTATGCTAACGGGGTGGTCTATTGTGCTTCTAAAAGAGCGGTAGATGTGATTTCGGAAGGTATGAGGATAGAGCTTACTAGTTTTGGTATTAAAGTAACCAATATTCAGCCTGGAGCGGTAGAAACCGATTTCTCTAAAGTGAGATTTAAAGGAGATGAAGCAAGGGCTAAAGCCGTTTATGAAGGTTACGAAGCCCTGAAAGCCGAAGATATTGCAGATGCAGTAGCGTATTGTATCAACGCTCCAGAGCGTGTTTCTATAGCGGAACTCTGTATTTATCCTAAAGCACAAGCGGAGCCTAGAACCATTTGTAGATAA
- the cysS gene encoding cysteine--tRNA ligase, which translates to MLKIYNSLTGEKEVFKPILDRNVGMYVCGPTVYSNVHLGNVRTFMSFDFIYRTLTYLGYKVRYVRNITDAGHLTDDGDVNNDRFVKQSRLEKLEPMEIVQKYTVDFHKVLELFNLLPPTIEPTAIGHIMEQIELTQKLIDKGFAYESNGSVYFDVKAYNEKGLNYGELSKRNIEELFANTRDLDGQGEKKNPQDFALWKKASPAHIMRWNSPWGEGFPGWHLECTAMSTKYLGEKFDIHGGGMDLKFPHHECEIAQGKACNGTSPVNYWMHANMLTMNGQRMSKSTGNYILPMQLISGENDFFEKPFHPSVVRFCFMQAHYRSVLDISNEAMIASEKGFQRLMEAMNVLELLSANGNNTTFNIEDWKSKCHTALLDDFNAPILIAHLFEAVKFIFALKDGKESISETDLILLKETLNRLVFDVLGLQKIEENNNEKLDQALQILINLRNEARKAKNWELSDQIRDQLLEKGIELKDGKEGTTYSLS; encoded by the coding sequence ATGCTTAAAATATACAACTCTCTCACGGGAGAAAAAGAAGTTTTTAAACCTATTTTAGACCGTAATGTAGGTATGTATGTGTGTGGTCCTACGGTATATAGCAATGTACACTTAGGTAATGTGCGTACTTTTATGTCCTTTGATTTTATTTACCGTACTTTAACTTATTTAGGCTACAAAGTGCGTTATGTAAGAAATATTACTGATGCCGGACACCTTACTGATGATGGCGATGTAAACAACGACCGTTTCGTAAAACAGTCAAGGTTAGAAAAGCTAGAACCTATGGAAATTGTACAAAAATACACCGTAGATTTCCATAAAGTTTTAGAACTTTTTAATCTACTTCCCCCAACCATCGAGCCTACCGCCATAGGGCATATTATGGAGCAAATAGAACTCACACAAAAACTAATAGACAAAGGCTTCGCTTATGAAAGTAATGGTTCAGTTTATTTTGATGTAAAGGCTTACAACGAAAAAGGATTAAACTACGGCGAACTTTCCAAAAGAAACATAGAAGAACTTTTTGCCAACACTAGAGATTTGGACGGACAGGGTGAAAAGAAAAATCCACAAGATTTTGCACTGTGGAAGAAAGCCTCTCCAGCCCATATTATGAGATGGAACTCTCCTTGGGGAGAAGGTTTCCCTGGTTGGCACCTAGAATGTACCGCTATGAGCACTAAATATTTAGGCGAAAAATTTGATATACACGGAGGCGGAATGGATTTAAAATTCCCTCACCACGAATGTGAGATTGCTCAAGGTAAGGCGTGTAATGGAACATCACCCGTAAACTATTGGATGCACGCCAATATGCTGACGATGAACGGACAGCGAATGAGCAAGTCCACAGGAAACTATATCCTCCCAATGCAACTCATTTCTGGCGAAAATGATTTTTTTGAAAAACCATTTCATCCATCAGTAGTTCGTTTTTGCTTTATGCAAGCCCATTATCGTAGCGTGTTAGACATTTCTAACGAAGCGATGATTGCCAGCGAAAAAGGCTTCCAAAGACTTATGGAAGCTATGAATGTTTTAGAACTTTTATCCGCCAATGGTAACAATACCACATTCAATATTGAGGATTGGAAGTCTAAATGCCACACCGCATTATTAGATGATTTTAATGCTCCTATACTTATTGCTCATTTATTTGAAGCTGTTAAATTTATTTTTGCATTAAAAGATGGCAAAGAAAGTATAAGTGAAACCGATTTAATTTTATTAAAAGAAACTTTAAATCGTCTAGTATTTGATGTTTTAGGACTTCAGAAAATAGAAGAAAATAATAATGAAAAGCTAGACCAAGCCCTTCAAATCCTAATCAACCTTAGAAACGAAGCTAGAAAAGCTAAAAATTGGGAATTAAGCGACCAGATTAGAGACCAACTGCTAGAAAAAGGCATTGAACTAAAAGATGGTAAAGAAGGGACGACTTATAGTTTGAGCTAA
- the folE gene encoding GTP cyclohydrolase I FolE: MNNHFDNDDDVFTGKEHTPLRADAFEKTPEEKIAIIEKHFAEIMQTLGLDMTDDSLKDSPKRVAKMYVNEIFGGLLPENKPGISTFSNKYKYRQMLVEKDITVYSFCEHHFLPIIGRAHVAYISNGEVIGLSKINRIVDYYAKRPQVQERLTMQIVDALKEALGTNDVACIIDAKHLCVNCRGIKDTASSTITAELSGIFRTNPITRQEFLHYVGSHAKLD, translated from the coding sequence ATGAACAACCATTTTGATAATGATGACGATGTGTTTACAGGCAAAGAGCACACACCCTTAAGAGCTGATGCCTTTGAGAAAACACCTGAAGAAAAAATTGCCATTATAGAGAAGCATTTTGCCGAAATCATGCAAACTTTAGGGCTAGATATGACGGATGATTCCCTAAAAGACTCTCCTAAGCGAGTAGCCAAAATGTATGTAAATGAGATTTTTGGAGGACTACTTCCTGAAAACAAACCAGGTATCTCTACTTTTAGCAACAAGTATAAATACAGACAAATGCTCGTTGAAAAAGACATTACAGTTTATTCTTTTTGTGAGCATCATTTTTTGCCTATCATTGGCAGAGCCCATGTGGCTTATATCTCTAACGGAGAGGTGATTGGGTTATCCAAAATCAATAGAATTGTAGATTACTATGCCAAACGCCCACAAGTGCAAGAAAGACTCACTATGCAAATAGTAGACGCTCTAAAAGAGGCTCTCGGCACTAATGATGTGGCTTGTATTATTGATGCTAAGCACCTTTGTGTTAATTGTAGAGGCATCAAAGACACGGCTAGTTCTACCATTACAGCGGAACTTAGCGGCATCTTTAGAACTAACCCTATCACTAGACAAGAGTTTCTGCACTATGTTGGTAGTCATGCAAAACTAGATTAA
- the glf gene encoding UDP-galactopyranose mutase, translating into MKYDYLIVGAGLFGSIAAYELTKKGYRCLVIEKRDHIGGNCYTENIEGINVHKYGAHIFHTNDKKIWDYINNFVEFNRYTNTPIAINNGKVYNLPFNMNTFHAIWGVNTPEEAKKKISQQTEKYASLTPQNLEEQALKLVGEDIYNLLIKDYTEKQWGKSAKELPSFIIKRLPLRFTYDNNYFNDKYQGIPIGGYTKIFEKLLENTDLKLNTDFFEKREYFEKISDNIIYTGPIDLFFNYNKGRLEYRSLRFENEILDTDNFQGNAVVNYTSLEQSYTRIIEHKHFEFGTQEKTYITKEYPDTWDESKEPYYPINDDKNMKIYNEYRKQADELPNVIFGGRMAEYRYYDMHQIIGSALSRVEKIPPKNS; encoded by the coding sequence ATGAAATACGATTATCTCATTGTTGGAGCTGGTCTTTTTGGCTCTATAGCGGCGTACGAATTAACAAAGAAAGGTTACCGCTGTCTAGTGATAGAAAAAAGAGACCATATAGGTGGAAACTGTTATACTGAAAATATAGAAGGTATCAATGTTCACAAATATGGTGCACATATTTTCCATACCAATGATAAAAAAATATGGGACTACATCAATAACTTCGTCGAGTTTAATCGTTATACAAACACTCCAATTGCTATTAACAATGGGAAAGTATACAACTTACCCTTCAATATGAATACCTTTCATGCTATTTGGGGAGTTAACACCCCCGAAGAAGCAAAAAAGAAAATATCACAACAAACAGAAAAGTACGCCTCTTTAACCCCTCAAAACCTAGAAGAACAAGCGCTTAAACTAGTTGGTGAAGACATTTATAACCTTTTAATAAAAGATTATACTGAAAAGCAATGGGGCAAATCAGCCAAAGAATTACCTTCCTTTATAATAAAAAGACTTCCCCTAAGATTTACTTACGACAATAACTATTTTAATGATAAGTATCAAGGAATACCAATAGGTGGTTACACTAAGATATTTGAGAAACTATTAGAAAATACAGATTTAAAGCTAAATACAGATTTCTTTGAAAAACGAGAGTATTTTGAAAAAATATCAGATAATATTATTTATACAGGACCTATAGATCTATTCTTTAACTACAATAAAGGAAGGCTAGAATATAGAAGTCTGAGATTTGAGAATGAAATTCTAGATACCGATAACTTCCAAGGGAATGCCGTTGTAAACTACACCTCCTTAGAACAATCATACACTAGGATTATTGAGCACAAACATTTTGAGTTTGGCACTCAAGAAAAGACCTACATAACTAAGGAATATCCCGATACTTGGGATGAAAGCAAAGAACCCTATTATCCAATTAACGACGATAAAAATATGAAAATTTACAATGAATATAGAAAACAAGCTGATGAGTTACCAAATGTAATCTTTGGAGGAAGAATGGCAGAGTACAGATATTATGACATGCATCAAATCATAGGCTCGGCATTATCAAGAGTAGAAAAAATACCACCAAAAAATAGCTAG
- a CDS encoding glycosyltransferase family 2 protein — protein MSYFISVIVPIYNVERYLSKCISSLINQTYDNYEIILVNDGSPDGCGEICDRFAKENDRIKVLHLENGGVCNARNQGMLLAKGDFFCFVDSDDWVEPHYIEDFAKGIEDEYTMVVQDACRDIDDDSQRNFFSFDNDAFILKSDFAKMIDKNILYAPGGYPWNKLYSRKIIFDHQLKFDPEIKLGDDEKWNLEYFKYVKKVVFSKRPNYHYIYNPNSISNQKRPFERELLRYVFRADYYNFVLNNYDKRNENLPILISFAEEFFRINIFDRIYKGKLTRKERLYRLREISKLPKNYLFFLQSKLRFRNLDYTLLKKGNILFMDLIKMVRLSLNR, from the coding sequence ATGTCATATTTTATCTCAGTAATAGTGCCCATATATAATGTGGAGCGCTATTTAAGTAAATGTATTTCTTCTCTTATTAACCAAACTTATGATAACTACGAAATCATATTGGTAAATGATGGTTCTCCTGATGGTTGTGGAGAAATATGTGATAGATTTGCAAAAGAAAATGACAGAATAAAAGTTTTACATCTTGAAAATGGAGGTGTATGTAATGCACGGAATCAGGGAATGCTTTTAGCAAAAGGTGATTTTTTCTGTTTTGTGGATTCGGATGATTGGGTGGAACCACATTATATAGAAGATTTTGCTAAAGGGATTGAAGATGAGTATACTATGGTGGTTCAGGATGCTTGTAGAGATATAGATGATGACTCTCAAAGAAATTTCTTTAGTTTTGATAATGACGCCTTTATACTCAAGTCAGATTTTGCAAAAATGATAGATAAAAATATATTGTATGCACCAGGGGGATATCCTTGGAATAAGCTTTATTCTAGAAAAATTATTTTTGATCATCAGCTGAAATTTGATCCTGAAATAAAACTTGGGGATGATGAAAAATGGAATTTAGAGTACTTTAAGTATGTAAAGAAGGTGGTTTTTTCAAAAAGACCAAACTATCATTATATCTATAACCCCAATTCTATATCTAATCAGAAAAGACCTTTTGAAAGGGAGTTGTTAAGGTATGTTTTTAGGGCGGACTATTATAACTTTGTTCTCAATAATTATGATAAAAGAAATGAAAATTTACCAATATTAATTTCTTTTGCAGAAGAGTTTTTTAGAATCAATATCTTTGATAGAATATACAAAGGTAAATTGACTAGAAAAGAAAGGCTATATCGTTTGAGAGAGATATCTAAGCTTCCTAAGAACTATTTATTTTTTCTTCAATCTAAACTAAGGTTTAGGAATTTGGATTATACTTTGTTGAAAAAAGGAAATATACTTTTTATGGATTTAATTAAAATGGTTAGGTTAAGTTTAAATAGGTAG
- a CDS encoding acyltransferase family protein gives MSSLARENNFDFLRLLFASSVIISHSYPLTEVRDKEILMVITNGQLDLGGFSVACFFIISGYLIYQSLERSSSIKNYIWKRVLRLYPALIVMLLLTVSVVPFFYQGEGSILNNTSYFTYLPRQLSLYNLQHNILGVFEDLPYKTINGSLWTICYEFTMYMLLVPFYFIKSRWRLGMLLILFFLFYFLSIFFPLFLNNRLFSKLFLFSPNFYNLGCFFSAGALLTYLTSKINGSTKWLMIIIGLVALIGSICFEQYKPLKYFVLPFVVILIGISSTPIINKVGKTIGDNSYGIYIYGWLVQQSILYIFGLNTYYLMFFSLVISFSLGWLSWHFVEKKALEYKNLIR, from the coding sequence ATGAGTTCGTTAGCAAGAGAAAATAATTTTGATTTTTTGAGGCTACTGTTTGCTTCATCTGTAATAATTTCACACTCTTATCCGCTTACGGAAGTTAGAGATAAGGAGATACTTATGGTAATAACCAATGGACAATTGGATTTAGGAGGTTTTTCGGTAGCTTGTTTTTTTATTATTAGTGGGTATTTAATATATCAGAGCTTGGAAAGAAGTTCCTCTATAAAAAACTATATATGGAAAAGAGTTCTAAGGCTGTATCCAGCTCTTATAGTAATGCTTTTGCTGACAGTGTCTGTGGTTCCCTTTTTTTATCAAGGGGAAGGATCTATTTTAAATAATACCAGTTATTTCACTTATTTACCAAGACAACTAAGTTTGTACAACTTGCAACACAATATCCTTGGAGTTTTTGAAGATCTACCGTATAAAACAATAAATGGTAGTTTGTGGACTATTTGTTATGAATTTACGATGTATATGCTTTTAGTGCCGTTTTATTTTATTAAATCTAGGTGGAGATTAGGAATGCTACTGATTTTATTTTTTTTGTTTTACTTTCTTTCTATTTTTTTTCCTTTATTTTTAAACAACAGACTTTTTTCAAAACTTTTTTTGTTTTCTCCTAATTTTTATAATTTAGGGTGTTTTTTTTCTGCAGGAGCATTACTAACATATTTAACTTCAAAAATCAACGGTTCAACTAAATGGTTAATGATAATTATAGGGTTAGTAGCTCTTATAGGAAGTATCTGTTTTGAGCAATATAAACCACTTAAATATTTTGTATTACCCTTTGTAGTTATTCTTATTGGGATATCATCTACCCCAATAATAAACAAGGTAGGTAAAACAATAGGAGATAATTCTTATGGTATATACATATATGGTTGGCTAGTGCAACAATCAATATTGTATATTTTTGGATTGAATACCTATTATTTAATGTTTTTTAGTCTTGTTATATCTTTTTCATTAGGTTGGCTATCGTGGCATTTTGTGGAGAAAAAGGCGTTAGAGTATAAAAACTTAATAAGATAA
- a CDS encoding glycosyltransferase family 32 protein, which translates to MIPKKIHYCWFGRGEKSDFIKFCIDSWKKIQPDFEIIEWNEDNFDVYGIPFTKEAYMQKKWAFVSDYARAKALYEHGGFYLDTDMELRLPLNDFLQHRAVCGFEMKGIPYSAFWAVEKGHELAKDIKEYYENKDKFEVVTNTSVFSKLLIDKYGANADNDSYQTLKHGVMLYPSNYFSLDFPKNYVVHHFSGSWHGAWSQEKNEFKNLVNVYGIMKLFLDIPNAKKEVKNVVYNHELMDIDKFLNQIPLSYILRYIKKQILKKIGL; encoded by the coding sequence ATGATACCAAAAAAAATACATTATTGCTGGTTTGGAAGAGGAGAAAAATCAGATTTTATAAAATTTTGTATTGATTCTTGGAAAAAAATACAGCCTGATTTTGAGATTATTGAATGGAATGAAGATAACTTTGATGTGTATGGTATTCCCTTTACCAAAGAGGCTTACATGCAAAAAAAATGGGCGTTTGTTTCTGATTACGCTAGAGCTAAAGCTTTATACGAGCATGGAGGATTTTATCTAGATACAGATATGGAGTTGAGATTGCCATTGAATGATTTTTTACAACATAGAGCTGTGTGTGGATTTGAAATGAAAGGAATTCCTTACTCTGCCTTTTGGGCTGTAGAAAAGGGGCATGAGTTAGCTAAAGATATAAAGGAGTATTACGAAAACAAAGATAAGTTTGAGGTTGTTACAAATACTTCCGTGTTTTCAAAGTTATTGATTGATAAGTATGGAGCAAACGCAGATAATGATAGTTATCAAACCTTAAAGCATGGTGTGATGTTGTATCCGTCAAACTACTTTTCGTTGGATTTTCCTAAAAACTATGTTGTTCATCATTTTTCAGGCTCGTGGCATGGAGCATGGTCTCAAGAGAAGAATGAATTTAAAAATTTAGTTAATGTGTACGGAATAATGAAACTCTTTTTAGATATTCCAAATGCTAAAAAAGAAGTAAAAAATGTTGTTTATAATCACGAATTGATGGATATAGATAAATTTTTGAATCAAATTCCACTAAGTTATATTTTAAGATATATAAAGAAACAGATATTAAAGAAAATAGGGTTGTAA
- a CDS encoding NAD-dependent epimerase/dehydratase family protein — MIIGNGLIASLFKEADLDNVIFFASGVSNSLETSLAQFQREEELVRRTMEENLDKIFLYFSTCSIYDSSKAESPYVLHKLKMEQVVVETCSQYLILRLSNVVGKGGNPNLLMNYLVNSVKRGEVINVHTKATRNLIDAEDVKAVVFNLLKQKQLNRVVNLAYIDNYTIIEILEILESVIKLKPNLNLIKAGAGYPISISSEVENYFVENSLNNKHLYLKNILSKYYLS, encoded by the coding sequence ATGATAATAGGTAATGGGCTTATTGCTTCTTTATTTAAAGAAGCGGATTTGGACAATGTTATATTTTTTGCTTCGGGGGTTTCTAACTCTTTGGAGACGAGCTTAGCTCAATTCCAGCGGGAAGAAGAACTTGTAAGAAGAACAATGGAAGAGAATTTAGATAAGATATTTCTTTACTTTTCTACTTGTAGTATTTACGATTCCTCCAAGGCGGAGAGTCCTTATGTTTTACATAAACTTAAAATGGAGCAAGTGGTTGTAGAAACTTGTTCTCAATATTTGATTTTAAGACTAAGTAATGTGGTGGGAAAAGGAGGGAATCCTAACTTGTTAATGAACTACCTTGTAAACTCCGTGAAACGAGGGGAGGTAATAAATGTTCATACAAAGGCGACAAGAAATTTGATAGATGCAGAAGATGTTAAGGCTGTTGTATTTAATTTACTCAAACAAAAACAGCTTAATAGAGTTGTTAATTTAGCCTACATAGATAATTATACTATTATTGAAATACTAGAGATATTAGAAAGTGTTATCAAGCTTAAACCAAATCTTAACTTGATAAAGGCAGGGGCAGGCTATCCAATTAGTATTTCAAGTGAAGTAGAAAACTATTTTGTAGAAAACAGTCTTAATAACAAACATTTGTACTTGAAAAATATTTTGTCCAAATATTATCTTTCGTAG
- a CDS encoding glycosyltransferase family 2 protein gives MQNRTSIPLVTISIPIFKCEDFLEKCLQSVLHQTYPNLEVTLINDQTPDNSVKIAEDFISKHRLNNWKIYHLEENSGLSVVRNKGIDTAQGKYLFFLDSDDAITPNCIEALIKIAEKESVDIVVGNTRTINLETGKEQNTFKTKSKKNIIRGNDNIFKSFSKGEYPSSSWNKLINLNFLKKHSLYFTKGLFAQDELQSFQTALVIESIAFLPQDKYTYFYYLHQKSVIHNRNKKHFDNWFTIGQHIDKALQDETKKERKNLILKYLTNYKATTLLMNWKAQKNETLWKESYSNYKTLASLSLLDYFSTSFTINTKKKDFLNSLPTWLGMKIFKYRYER, from the coding sequence ATGCAAAATAGAACATCAATTCCTTTGGTTACAATATCTATTCCTATTTTTAAATGTGAAGATTTTTTAGAAAAGTGTTTGCAATCGGTATTACACCAAACTTATCCAAACTTGGAAGTTACCCTCATAAATGACCAGACACCTGATAACTCTGTAAAAATTGCAGAAGACTTTATTTCTAAACACCGACTCAATAATTGGAAAATCTATCATTTGGAGGAAAACTCTGGTCTATCTGTTGTTAGAAACAAAGGGATTGATACCGCTCAAGGAAAATATCTTTTTTTCTTAGATAGTGACGATGCCATTACGCCCAACTGTATAGAAGCACTAATAAAAATAGCAGAAAAAGAATCTGTGGATATAGTTGTAGGCAATACAAGAACCATCAATCTTGAAACAGGTAAAGAACAAAATACATTTAAAACCAAGTCCAAAAAAAATATAATCAGAGGCAATGATAATATTTTCAAAAGCTTCTCAAAAGGAGAATATCCAAGTTCCTCTTGGAATAAATTAATTAATTTAAATTTCTTAAAGAAACATTCTCTTTATTTCACAAAAGGGCTTTTCGCACAAGATGAATTACAAAGTTTTCAAACAGCATTAGTAATTGAAAGTATAGCATTCTTACCACAAGACAAATACACCTATTTTTATTATCTACACCAAAAATCAGTTATACATAACCGTAACAAAAAACACTTTGATAACTGGTTTACCATAGGACAACACATTGATAAAGCTTTACAGGATGAAACCAAAAAAGAAAGAAAGAATCTCATTTTAAAATACCTTACCAACTATAAAGCCACCACCTTACTAATGAATTGGAAGGCTCAAAAAAACGAAACTCTTTGGAAGGAGAGTTACTCTAATTACAAAACATTAGCTTCTTTGAGCCTATTAGACTACTTCTCCACTAGCTTTACCATTAACACTAAGAAGAAAGATTTTCTTAATAGTCTACCTACCTGGCTTGGTATGAAGATTTTTAAGTACCGCTACGAAAGATAA
- a CDS encoding acyltransferase: MNLFSRLIYFLIKYPNLKKIERYSSNLKFGDFCNFSFYPSLKNVKLGNGISIRNYCNVLVGNEAQLIIGDNVFMNNYCSINCLDEIEIGENTLFGEGVKLYDHNHQHTKGKVEHHIFTKAPIKIGRNCWLGSNVSVLKGVTVGDNVIIGAGCIIYKDIPANSIVINKQELMVKSV, from the coding sequence ATGAACTTGTTTTCGAGACTTATTTATTTTTTAATTAAATATCCCAATTTAAAAAAAATAGAAAGATATTCGTCAAATTTAAAATTTGGGGACTTTTGTAATTTTTCTTTTTATCCTAGCCTAAAAAATGTTAAGTTAGGAAATGGTATTAGTATTAGAAATTATTGCAATGTTTTGGTGGGGAATGAGGCACAGCTAATAATAGGGGATAATGTATTTATGAATAATTATTGTTCTATCAATTGTTTAGATGAGATAGAAATAGGAGAAAACACTTTATTTGGAGAGGGAGTGAAACTTTATGACCATAACCATCAACATACAAAAGGAAAAGTAGAACATCACATTTTTACTAAAGCACCTATAAAAATAGGTAGAAATTGCTGGCTTGGGAGTAATGTGTCTGTATTAAAAGGAGTTACTGTTGGGGATAATGTGATAATAGGAGCAGGGTGTATCATATACAAGGATATCCCTGCAAATAGTATTGTGATTAATAAACAAGAGCTAATGGTAAAATCAGTGTGA